In a genomic window of Curtobacterium flaccumfaciens pv. betae:
- a CDS encoding DUF3073 domain-containing protein produces MGRGRQKAKHTKVARELKYFSPQTNYGALEQELSAGQHSDENYVDRWADQYGPEPAEDEDEFETQADQNKSA; encoded by the coding sequence ATGGGGCGCGGCCGTCAGAAGGCGAAGCACACCAAGGTCGCCCGTGAGCTGAAGTACTTCAGCCCGCAGACGAACTACGGTGCGCTCGAGCAGGAGCTCTCCGCCGGACAACACTCCGACGAGAACTACGTCGACCGTTGGGCGGACCAGTACGGTCCGGAACCGGCGGAAGACGAAGACGAGTTCGAGACCCAGGCAGACCAGAACAAGTCCGCCTGA
- the purM gene encoding phosphoribosylformylglycinamidine cyclo-ligase — protein sequence MPNPYAEAGVDTAAGDLAVELMKSAVAATHNASVLGGVGGFAGLYDVSFLKDFSHPLLATSTDGVGTKVAIAQAIDKHDTIGQDLVGMVVDDIVVVGAKPLFMTDYIACGRVVPGRIADIVAGIARGCSETGTALVGGETAEHPGLLGPDDYDVAGAATGVVEADAQLGAHLVQDGDVVLAIESSGLHSNGYSLVRHILSSRGVGFTDQLPELSGVGFGGAVSVGEALLEPTRLYTAPLLALLEQHPGAVHSLSHVTGGGIAANLARVLPVGSWVEVDRSTWQPLPVFRVLADMAGTPIKDTEGTWNLGIGMFAVVSAGAAAEVIASLGAAGMPTWPVGTIATSARDLTGFEQGAKGVDGGAVRLVGSYAG from the coding sequence ATGCCCAACCCGTACGCCGAAGCCGGAGTGGACACCGCTGCCGGTGACCTGGCCGTCGAACTGATGAAGTCCGCGGTCGCGGCCACCCACAACGCCTCGGTCCTCGGTGGCGTCGGCGGGTTCGCCGGGCTCTACGACGTCTCGTTCCTGAAGGACTTCTCACACCCGTTGCTCGCGACCTCGACAGACGGCGTCGGCACCAAGGTCGCCATCGCGCAGGCGATCGACAAGCACGACACCATCGGGCAGGACCTGGTCGGCATGGTCGTCGACGACATCGTCGTGGTCGGCGCGAAGCCGCTGTTCATGACCGACTACATCGCCTGCGGTCGCGTCGTGCCCGGCCGGATCGCCGACATCGTCGCCGGCATCGCCCGCGGCTGCTCGGAGACCGGCACCGCCCTGGTCGGCGGCGAGACCGCCGAGCACCCGGGGCTGCTCGGCCCGGACGACTACGACGTGGCCGGTGCGGCGACGGGTGTCGTCGAGGCCGACGCACAGCTCGGAGCGCACCTGGTGCAGGACGGCGACGTGGTCCTGGCGATCGAGTCGTCGGGCCTGCACTCGAACGGCTACTCGCTCGTGCGGCACATCCTGTCGTCGCGGGGCGTCGGCTTCACGGACCAGCTGCCCGAGCTGAGCGGCGTCGGGTTCGGCGGCGCGGTCTCCGTCGGCGAAGCCCTGCTCGAGCCGACCCGCCTGTACACCGCACCGCTCCTGGCCCTGCTCGAGCAGCACCCGGGCGCGGTGCACTCGCTCTCGCACGTGACCGGTGGTGGCATCGCCGCGAACCTGGCGCGCGTGCTGCCCGTCGGCTCCTGGGTCGAGGTCGACCGTTCCACCTGGCAGCCGCTCCCGGTCTTCCGGGTCCTGGCCGACATGGCCGGCACTCCGATCAAGGACACCGAGGGCACCTGGAACCTGGGCATCGGCATGTTCGCCGTCGTCTCGGCCGGGGCCGCTGCCGAGGTCATCGCCTCGCTCGGTGCCGCCGGCATGCCCACGTGGCCCGTCGGCACGATCGCCACGTCCGCGCGGGACCTGACCGGGTTCGAGCAGGGCGCCAAGGGTGTCGACGGCGGCGCGGTCCGGCTCGTCGGGAGCTACGCGGGCTGA
- a CDS encoding DUF3072 domain-containing protein has product MSDADRDQQQTPDAPIQGETLGGPRPDPSTDASKDPEQWVTGDEPMTGPQRSYLDTLAREAGEELPADLTKAQASEHIDRLQQQTGRGADS; this is encoded by the coding sequence ATGAGTGACGCAGACCGCGACCAGCAGCAGACCCCGGACGCACCGATCCAGGGCGAGACCCTCGGCGGACCCCGACCCGACCCCTCCACCGACGCGAGCAAGGACCCCGAGCAGTGGGTCACCGGCGACGAGCCCATGACCGGACCGCAGCGCAGCTACCTCGACACCCTGGCCCGTGAAGCCGGCGAGGAACTCCCCGCCGACCTCACCAAGGCACAGGCGTCGGAGCACATCGACCGCCTCCAGCAGCAGACCGGCCGCGGCGCCGATTCCTGA
- a CDS encoding MerR family transcriptional regulator, with protein MSASTGPGDPAAKAPHVITEVARSAGVSSRTLRHYEAVGLLPATAVGAGGLRRYDDRALVRLQRILLLRGLGLGLPEIARRLDDEGDDVAALTAHLTWLEHERDRLARQLAAVRTTVARVEHGEDLAAADAFAGFPPTRLPGS; from the coding sequence ATGAGCGCATCGACAGGCCCGGGCGACCCAGCTGCGAAAGCTCCCCACGTCATCACCGAGGTGGCGCGTTCCGCCGGTGTCTCGAGCCGGACCCTGCGGCACTACGAGGCCGTCGGGCTGCTGCCGGCCACGGCCGTCGGCGCCGGTGGGCTGCGGCGCTACGACGACCGTGCGCTCGTCCGACTGCAGCGCATCCTGCTGCTGCGCGGGCTCGGACTCGGACTGCCCGAGATCGCGCGACGGCTCGACGACGAGGGTGACGACGTCGCCGCGCTCACGGCGCACCTGACGTGGCTCGAGCACGAACGAGACCGCCTGGCCCGGCAGCTCGCGGCCGTGCGCACCACCGTGGCGCGCGTCGAGCACGGGGAGGACCTGGCGGCGGCCGACGCGTTCGCCGGCTTCCCGCCGACGCGGCTGCCGGGTTCCTGA
- the purF gene encoding amidophosphoribosyltransferase: MCGIVGLVAQGPANQSIYDALLLLQHRGQDSTGIATVEGHVHHMHKTRGHVREAFRTRDMRALLGTMGLGHVRYATKGAATNEEEAQPFYVNAPYGIVLVHNGNLTNTRELTRELFDIDRRHLNTTSDTELLVNVLAHELQGQVRGANLDPGQVFDAVERVHERVEGSYATIATIAGHGLLAFRDPFGIRPLILGHKFDEAGQPEWVVASESLVLESGGYEIVRDIAPGEAVFIEMNGQMHARQCAKNPRLVPCSFEYVYLARPDSVMNGISVYDARLRLGNRLADTIEQYAPTGDIDVVMPIPDSSRPAAMQVARKLGIEYREGFYKNRYVGRTFIMPGQAERKRSVRQKLNAMSSEFKGKNILIVDDSIVRGTTSREIVEMARAAGANEVTFTSAAPPVRFPHVYGINMPTRAELIAHDRKIPEINRVLGSDHLIYQEVGDMRDAIIEGSDVTDLEMSCFTGEYVTGTVSPEYLSWVEANQLS; this comes from the coding sequence ATGTGCGGCATCGTCGGCCTTGTTGCGCAGGGCCCCGCCAACCAATCCATCTACGACGCACTGCTCCTCCTGCAGCACCGCGGGCAGGACTCGACGGGCATCGCCACGGTCGAGGGTCACGTGCACCACATGCACAAGACCCGCGGCCACGTGCGTGAGGCGTTCCGGACCCGCGACATGCGTGCCCTCCTCGGCACCATGGGGCTCGGACACGTCCGCTACGCCACCAAGGGCGCCGCGACGAACGAGGAAGAGGCCCAGCCGTTCTACGTGAACGCGCCGTACGGCATTGTCCTCGTCCACAACGGCAACCTCACCAACACGCGGGAACTCACGCGTGAACTGTTCGACATCGACCGTCGCCACCTGAACACGACGAGCGACACCGAGCTCCTGGTGAACGTGCTGGCGCACGAGCTGCAGGGCCAGGTCCGCGGCGCGAACCTCGACCCGGGTCAGGTCTTCGACGCCGTCGAGCGCGTGCACGAGCGGGTCGAGGGCTCCTACGCCACGATCGCGACCATCGCCGGGCACGGGCTGCTGGCCTTCCGCGACCCGTTCGGCATCCGCCCGCTGATCCTCGGCCACAAGTTCGACGAGGCCGGGCAGCCGGAGTGGGTCGTCGCGAGCGAGTCGCTCGTGCTCGAGTCCGGCGGGTACGAGATCGTCCGCGACATCGCCCCGGGCGAGGCCGTCTTCATCGAGATGAACGGCCAGATGCACGCCCGCCAGTGCGCGAAGAACCCGCGCCTGGTGCCGTGCTCGTTCGAGTACGTCTACCTGGCACGTCCCGACTCGGTGATGAACGGCATCTCGGTCTACGACGCACGTCTGCGCCTCGGCAACCGTCTCGCCGACACCATCGAGCAGTACGCGCCGACCGGTGACATCGACGTGGTCATGCCGATCCCGGACTCGAGCCGTCCGGCGGCCATGCAGGTCGCCCGGAAGCTCGGCATCGAGTACCGCGAGGGCTTCTACAAGAACCGCTACGTCGGCCGCACCTTCATCATGCCGGGGCAGGCGGAGCGCAAGCGTTCGGTACGTCAGAAGCTCAACGCGATGTCGTCCGAGTTCAAGGGCAAGAACATCCTGATCGTCGACGACTCGATCGTCCGCGGCACCACGAGCCGCGAGATCGTCGAGATGGCCCGGGCCGCCGGCGCGAACGAGGTCACGTTCACGAGCGCCGCTCCCCCTGTCCGGTTCCCGCACGTCTACGGCATCAACATGCCGACGCGCGCGGAGCTCATCGCGCACGACCGGAAGATCCCGGAGATCAACCGCGTGCTCGGCAGCGACCACCTGATCTACCAGGAGGTCGGGGACATGCGCGACGCCATCATCGAGGGCTCGGACGTGACCGACCTCG
- a CDS encoding DUF4097 family beta strand repeat-containing protein, whose amino-acid sequence MAQEKWLVDEPKVIDTGIVRTVRVGLVGGQVDVVAHDEPTARVEIHSVSGKQMLIEVDGDTLTVDHPQVRWDDPIGFLKSFRGKAHADVSILVPRDAGITLGVVSAGALLSGTNRGATLNTVSGDLVVDGVAGDVTVNAVSGATTIRDLDGALAVHTVSGDVVATGEIPRFQADGVSADVVLDLHGVPESARVNTVSGSVSVRLADGVAYKCTVNTATGKLQFDDAEIRGVRGSYVKQGGELSGQWLDLRVNSVSGDIAVLHAPPVAEPAPPTTPPTPSTTPTNESEVPE is encoded by the coding sequence ATGGCGCAGGAGAAGTGGCTCGTCGACGAGCCCAAGGTCATCGACACCGGCATCGTGCGCACCGTGCGTGTCGGCCTCGTCGGCGGGCAGGTGGACGTCGTCGCACACGACGAACCCACGGCCCGGGTCGAGATCCACAGTGTGTCCGGCAAGCAGATGCTCATCGAGGTGGACGGCGACACCCTCACCGTCGACCACCCCCAGGTCCGGTGGGACGACCCCATCGGGTTCCTGAAGTCCTTCCGCGGCAAGGCCCACGCCGACGTCAGCATCCTGGTCCCCCGCGACGCCGGCATCACGCTCGGTGTCGTCTCGGCCGGTGCGCTGCTGTCCGGCACGAACCGCGGTGCCACCCTCAACACGGTGTCCGGCGACCTGGTCGTCGACGGTGTCGCGGGTGACGTCACGGTCAACGCCGTCTCGGGCGCCACCACGATCCGCGACCTCGACGGCGCGCTCGCGGTGCACACCGTCTCCGGCGACGTCGTCGCCACCGGCGAGATCCCGCGGTTCCAGGCCGACGGCGTCTCGGCCGACGTCGTGCTCGACCTGCACGGGGTCCCCGAGTCCGCCCGCGTCAACACGGTGTCCGGGTCGGTGAGCGTCCGCCTGGCGGACGGCGTCGCCTACAAGTGCACGGTGAACACCGCGACCGGCAAGCTGCAGTTCGACGACGCCGAGATCCGCGGAGTGCGCGGTTCGTACGTCAAGCAGGGCGGCGAACTGTCCGGCCAGTGGCTCGACCTGCGGGTGAACTCCGTCTCCGGCGACATCGCGGTGCTGCACGCCCCGCCGGTCGCCGAGCCGGCACCCCCGACGACACCGCCCACCCCGTCGACCACCCCGACGAACGAGAGCGAGGTGCCCGAATGA
- a CDS encoding APC family permease: MPLVTNEIRSLKARLIGDPLPSEKLEGQLLPKHLALPIFASDPLSSVAYAPQELLMILLLGGMAFLTFAPWVAALVVLLLVVVVASYRQLIKAYPSGGGDYEVAHRNLGEKAGLVVASALLVDYVMTVAVSVASGVDNIISALPMLDQFRVELALLFVVLLAAANLRGVRESSKAFAIPTYLFVASVFVMVVTGLVRVAAGNAPVAESAAYTVQNVEHTTQAAFILLLLRAFASGCSALTGVEAIANGVQAFRRPKIKNAQATLVAMGGIAIVLFIGLITLALVSHVHYAERACDLQGFANCATTPQRSLIAQIAAATFGNNSVLFFVIQATTAAVLLLAANTAFNGFPLLGSILARDSYAPKALSTRGDRLIYSNGVIVLALVAAALLVVYRANVTSLIQLYIIGVFVSFTLGQTGMVVHWTRLLRADRDRDGAPAADGEPPVNRGQVVRSRTINAIGATFTLVVLVIVTITKFTHGAWLVFLIMPVLYVLMLGVNRYYRDVSHEIEADVETKFGATGDHAIVLVNKLQKPVLKALDYAVAAEHASIEAVHVAIDDAESQRLRDQWAEYGLQVPLTIVPSPYRDISMPLIKYIKAHRAEHGSEVVTVYTPIFIVGHWWEGLLHNHRGRRIRKKLLLVHGVTVALVPWLLDSSELLYGRRSRPLPGQERRGEPIRPPLRRPAQPGSSAEAEAAASASASASASASASAEDRLLRSAERNSIQPRRATRPAGPAEGIDPALCTGEIHALVPSPPRRGADES, translated from the coding sequence TTGCCGCTCGTGACGAACGAGATCCGGTCGTTGAAAGCACGACTGATCGGGGATCCCCTCCCCTCTGAGAAGCTCGAAGGACAGCTCCTCCCGAAGCACCTGGCCCTGCCGATCTTCGCGAGTGACCCGCTGTCCTCTGTCGCGTACGCGCCGCAGGAACTCCTGATGATCCTGCTGCTCGGCGGCATGGCCTTCCTGACGTTCGCGCCGTGGGTCGCCGCACTCGTCGTGCTGCTGCTCGTGGTCGTCGTCGCCTCGTACCGGCAGCTCATCAAGGCGTACCCGTCGGGTGGTGGCGACTACGAGGTGGCGCACCGGAACCTCGGTGAGAAGGCCGGGCTCGTCGTCGCGAGCGCGCTGCTCGTCGACTACGTGATGACGGTGGCCGTGTCGGTCGCCTCCGGTGTCGACAACATCATCTCGGCGCTCCCGATGCTCGACCAATTCCGCGTCGAGCTCGCCCTGCTGTTCGTCGTGCTGCTCGCCGCCGCGAACCTGCGAGGTGTGCGGGAGTCGAGCAAGGCCTTCGCGATCCCGACCTACCTGTTCGTGGCGAGCGTCTTCGTGATGGTCGTGACCGGGCTCGTCCGGGTCGCCGCCGGCAACGCTCCGGTCGCCGAGTCCGCGGCGTACACCGTGCAGAACGTCGAGCACACCACGCAGGCGGCGTTCATCCTGCTGCTCCTCCGCGCCTTCGCCTCGGGATGCTCGGCCCTGACCGGCGTCGAGGCCATCGCGAACGGCGTGCAGGCGTTCCGCCGTCCGAAGATCAAGAACGCGCAGGCCACCCTGGTCGCGATGGGCGGCATCGCGATCGTCCTGTTCATCGGGCTCATCACCCTGGCGTTGGTGTCGCACGTGCACTACGCCGAGCGTGCCTGCGACCTGCAGGGCTTCGCGAACTGCGCCACCACGCCGCAGCGCTCGCTCATCGCGCAGATCGCGGCCGCGACCTTCGGCAACAACTCGGTGCTGTTCTTCGTGATCCAGGCGACGACGGCCGCGGTCCTGCTCCTCGCGGCGAACACGGCCTTCAACGGGTTCCCGCTGCTCGGCTCGATCCTGGCGCGCGACTCGTACGCTCCGAAGGCGCTCTCGACCCGCGGCGACCGGCTCATCTACTCGAACGGCGTCATCGTCCTGGCCCTGGTCGCCGCGGCGCTGCTCGTGGTCTACCGGGCGAACGTCACGAGCCTCATCCAGCTCTACATCATCGGTGTCTTCGTGTCGTTCACGCTCGGACAGACGGGCATGGTCGTGCACTGGACACGACTGCTGCGGGCCGATCGGGACCGGGACGGGGCGCCCGCCGCCGACGGCGAGCCACCGGTGAACCGTGGGCAGGTCGTCCGCTCCCGGACGATCAACGCCATCGGTGCGACCTTCACCCTCGTGGTGCTCGTCATCGTCACGATCACGAAGTTCACCCACGGCGCCTGGCTCGTGTTCCTGATCATGCCGGTGCTGTACGTGCTCATGCTCGGCGTGAACCGCTACTACCGCGACGTCTCGCACGAGATCGAGGCCGACGTCGAGACGAAGTTCGGCGCCACCGGCGACCACGCGATCGTCCTGGTGAACAAGCTGCAGAAGCCCGTGCTCAAGGCGCTCGACTACGCGGTCGCCGCCGAGCACGCGAGCATCGAGGCAGTGCACGTCGCGATCGACGACGCCGAGTCCCAACGCCTGCGCGACCAGTGGGCGGAGTACGGCCTCCAGGTACCGCTGACGATCGTGCCGAGCCCGTACCGCGACATCTCGATGCCCCTGATCAAGTACATCAAGGCACACCGGGCCGAGCACGGCTCCGAGGTCGTCACCGTCTACACCCCGATCTTCATCGTCGGGCACTGGTGGGAGGGCCTGCTCCACAACCACCGCGGCCGCCGCATCCGCAAGAAGCTGCTGCTCGTGCACGGCGTCACCGTCGCCCTGGTGCCGTGGCTACTCGACTCGTCCGAGCTGCTCTACGGCCGCCGTTCCCGCCCGCTGCCCGGCCAGGAGCGCCGCGGCGAGCCCATCCGGCCCCCGCTCCGCCGCCCCGCGCAGCCCGGTTCGTCGGCCGAGGCCGAGGCCGCGGCCTCGGCTTCGGCTTCGGCTTCGGCTTCGGCTTCGGCTTCGGCCGAGGACCGCCTGCTCCGGTCCGCCGAGCGCAACAGCATCCAGCCGCGCCGCGCGACCCGTCCGGCCGGCCCCGCCGAGGGCATCGACCCCGCGCTCTGCACGGGCGAGATCCACGCCCTCGTGCCCTCGCCGCCGCGACGGGGAGCCGACGAGTCGTAG
- a CDS encoding YczE/YyaS/YitT family protein produces the protein MPRRTALTLRFVQLFVGLFLYGASTALQVRAVVGVSSWTVLTQGLENVVPWSFGVITVVSSGVILLLWIPLRQKPGIGTLLNALAIGPSADLVLWLVPEPSGSVARIALFAAGLVLLAVATAFYIGAGFGTGARDGLMVGLHQRLGWPIWLARTLVEVTVVIVGWVLGGDVGAGTVIAAFAIGPMVQPLMPHFRRFPWSPERTAAARDGAAPAVTPALEARPTPATPAS, from the coding sequence ATGCCCCGCCGCACCGCCCTCACCCTGCGCTTCGTCCAGCTCTTCGTCGGACTGTTCCTCTACGGCGCCTCGACCGCACTGCAGGTCCGAGCGGTGGTCGGCGTGAGCTCGTGGACCGTGCTGACCCAGGGGCTCGAGAACGTCGTGCCGTGGTCGTTCGGCGTCATCACGGTCGTGTCGAGTGGCGTCATCCTGCTGCTGTGGATCCCGCTGCGTCAGAAGCCGGGCATCGGGACGCTGCTGAACGCCCTGGCGATCGGGCCGAGTGCGGACCTGGTGCTCTGGCTGGTGCCGGAGCCGTCGGGGAGCGTCGCCCGGATCGCGCTGTTCGCCGCGGGACTCGTGTTGCTCGCGGTCGCGACGGCGTTCTACATCGGTGCGGGGTTCGGCACCGGGGCGCGGGACGGTCTGATGGTCGGGTTGCACCAGCGGCTCGGCTGGCCGATCTGGCTCGCACGGACCCTGGTCGAGGTCACCGTGGTGATCGTCGGGTGGGTCCTCGGCGGGGACGTCGGTGCCGGCACCGTCATCGCGGCGTTCGCGATCGGCCCGATGGTCCAGCCGCTCATGCCGCACTTCCGCCGGTTCCCGTGGAGCCCAGAGCGCACGGCCGCCGCGCGCGACGGCGCAGCACCCGCCGTCACACCCGCCCTGGAGGCCCGCCCCACCCCCGCAACGCCCGCTTCGTGA
- a CDS encoding DoxX family protein, with translation MRTTSTSIGLTALRIVLGVVFIAHGAQKFAQGIPNVVQGFSGMGVPLAEVAAPLVAGLELVGGILLVLGVATRVVGVLLAVDMVVAGFLAHGTAGFYSQDGGFEYVLVLAVASLAVALTGPGRFSLDALVLKSSRRRRGVEEPLPA, from the coding sequence ATGCGAACGACATCGACCTCCATCGGCCTGACCGCGCTCCGCATCGTCCTCGGGGTGGTGTTCATCGCCCACGGCGCCCAGAAGTTCGCCCAGGGCATCCCCAACGTGGTGCAGGGCTTCTCGGGCATGGGCGTCCCCCTCGCCGAGGTCGCAGCACCCCTCGTCGCCGGCCTCGAGCTCGTCGGCGGCATCCTGCTCGTGCTCGGTGTCGCGACCCGCGTCGTCGGCGTGCTGCTGGCCGTCGACATGGTCGTCGCCGGGTTCCTGGCCCACGGCACCGCCGGCTTCTACTCGCAGGACGGCGGGTTCGAGTACGTGCTCGTCCTCGCGGTGGCGTCCCTCGCCGTGGCGCTGACCGGGCCCGGGCGGTTCTCGCTCGATGCCCTGGTGCTCAAGTCGTCGCGCCGTCGTCGTGGCGTCGAGGAGCCCCTGCCCGCCTGA
- a CDS encoding PadR family transcriptional regulator: MSPVFAHGHLRLYLLVLLADHPMHGYELIQALGDRFGGTYVPSAGTVYPRLAKLEDDGLVTKTADGRKTVYAITDAGRAELAARADEIAAVESGVSDSVKSLADGVRASVGEAMRSLRADLAAAAESPATGSAEEPVSVPSDSARALRELEMALSSFRQQVRADLRRRATRGTLGAETVTRLRDGLEALRKSL, from the coding sequence ATGAGCCCCGTCTTCGCCCACGGCCACCTGCGGCTCTACCTGCTCGTCCTGCTGGCCGACCACCCGATGCACGGCTACGAGCTCATCCAGGCACTCGGCGACCGCTTCGGCGGCACCTACGTGCCGAGCGCCGGCACCGTGTACCCCCGGCTCGCGAAGCTCGAGGACGACGGCCTGGTCACCAAGACCGCCGACGGCCGCAAGACCGTCTACGCGATCACGGACGCCGGCCGTGCCGAGCTCGCGGCGCGTGCCGACGAGATCGCCGCGGTCGAGTCCGGCGTGAGCGACTCGGTCAAGTCGTTGGCCGACGGTGTGCGCGCCTCGGTCGGCGAGGCCATGCGCTCGCTCCGTGCCGACCTGGCCGCCGCCGCCGAGAGCCCGGCGACCGGTTCCGCCGAGGAGCCCGTGTCCGTGCCGTCGGACAGCGCCCGCGCCCTGCGCGAGCTCGAGATGGCCCTGTCGTCGTTCCGGCAGCAGGTGCGTGCGGACCTGCGCCGTCGGGCGACCCGCGGCACGCTCGGTGCGGAGACCGTGACGCGTCTGCGTGACGGCCTGGAGGCCCTGCGCAAGTCGCTCTGA
- a CDS encoding NAD(P)-binding domain-containing protein, protein MTEPLETPVDQHARVVVIGAGQAGLSVGYHLRRLGLVPGSDLVILDRAPSTGGAWQFRWEALRLGAAHRVHDLPGMRAMGLEFDDADRSRPARDVVGEYYRRFEQHYDLRVRRPVSVTSVSRIDGDDGVAGGAPADGGLCVTTRSADGTVTRIRAEVVVNASGTWGTPFVPWYPGRDVFRGRQVDTTEYRSATEFTRQDVVVVGGGTSAIGFLLELDGVARSTRWFTRRPMVWAGTASLDVESAVAAVDEQDRAARAGAVLPSIVSGTGVQVSRRIRAGIDRGVLRDEPMFTRMDETGVWTADGAHVHADAVIWATGFRADLRHLAPLHLRTTAGGVVVEDGRSGEEPRLFLAGYGPQASTIGANRAGRRIARQVMDALAG, encoded by the coding sequence ATGACGGAACCCCTCGAGACCCCGGTCGACCAGCACGCCCGCGTGGTGGTGATCGGTGCGGGGCAGGCGGGGCTCTCGGTGGGATACCACCTGCGTCGCCTCGGGCTCGTCCCCGGCAGCGACCTGGTGATCCTCGACCGCGCGCCGAGCACCGGTGGGGCGTGGCAGTTCCGGTGGGAGGCCCTCCGGCTCGGGGCGGCGCACCGTGTGCACGACCTGCCCGGCATGCGCGCGATGGGCCTGGAGTTCGACGACGCCGACCGGTCACGACCCGCGCGGGACGTCGTCGGGGAGTACTACCGGCGGTTCGAGCAGCACTACGACCTGCGGGTCCGGCGCCCGGTCTCGGTGACGTCCGTCTCGCGCATCGACGGCGACGACGGCGTGGCGGGCGGCGCTCCGGCGGACGGCGGCCTGTGCGTCACGACCCGGAGCGCCGACGGCACCGTCACGCGCATCCGTGCCGAGGTCGTGGTGAACGCGTCCGGCACGTGGGGCACCCCTTTCGTGCCGTGGTACCCGGGGCGCGACGTGTTCCGCGGGCGGCAGGTCGACACGACCGAGTACCGCAGCGCCACCGAGTTCACCCGCCAGGACGTCGTGGTGGTGGGCGGTGGGACGAGCGCGATCGGGTTCCTGCTCGAACTCGACGGCGTCGCCCGTTCGACGCGGTGGTTCACCCGCCGCCCGATGGTCTGGGCCGGGACCGCGTCGCTCGACGTCGAGTCCGCGGTGGCTGCCGTCGACGAACAGGACCGGGCCGCCCGCGCCGGCGCGGTCCTGCCGAGCATCGTCAGCGGCACCGGGGTCCAGGTGTCGCGGCGGATCCGCGCCGGCATCGACCGCGGCGTGCTGCGTGACGAGCCGATGTTCACGCGGATGGACGAGACCGGCGTGTGGACCGCGGACGGCGCCCACGTACACGCCGACGCGGTGATCTGGGCGACGGGGTTCCGGGCCGACCTGCGGCACCTCGCGCCGCTGCACCTGCGGACCACGGCGGGCGGGGTGGTGGTCGAGGACGGCCGGTCCGGCGAGGAGCCGCGGTTGTTCCTGGCCGGCTACGGTCCCCAGGCATCGACCATCGGTGCGAACCGGGCCGGCCGACGCATCGCCCGCCAGGTCATGGACGCACTGGCGGGCTGA